In a genomic window of Maricaulis maris MCS10:
- the bioB gene encoding biotin synthase BioB, with protein MSLLNDIDQLSQVRTDWTRETAGEIYRAPFNDLIFAAQSVHRQCHPANQVQTSQLLSIKTGGCAEDCGYCNQSAHFDTGLKASKLMPLDDVLDAAKKAKDGGATRFCMGAAWRELKTRDEDVICDMISGVKSMGMETCVTLGMLTDSQANKLREAGLDYYNHNLDTAPEDYGRVISTRTYQDRIDTLSRVRGAGIHVCTGGIVGMGEDEAARIGLLTELASMDPHPESVPINHLVAVPNTPLGDSKPLDGIEFVRTIATARILMPRSMVRLSAGREGMSRELQALCFLAGANSIFVGEELLTTPNPEQNEDFDLFKSLGIEPMRLGETGTVPAE; from the coding sequence ATGAGTCTTCTCAACGATATCGACCAGCTGTCGCAGGTCCGCACGGACTGGACACGCGAAACAGCCGGTGAAATCTACCGTGCGCCGTTCAACGATCTCATCTTTGCGGCGCAATCCGTGCACAGGCAATGCCATCCGGCCAATCAGGTGCAGACCAGCCAGCTATTGTCGATCAAGACAGGTGGCTGTGCCGAGGACTGCGGCTATTGCAATCAGTCGGCCCATTTCGACACCGGGCTAAAAGCCTCCAAGCTGATGCCGCTCGATGATGTCCTTGATGCGGCGAAGAAGGCAAAAGACGGTGGCGCGACGCGTTTCTGCATGGGTGCCGCTTGGCGCGAGCTGAAAACCCGCGATGAAGACGTGATCTGCGACATGATCAGCGGCGTGAAATCAATGGGCATGGAAACCTGCGTCACGCTGGGCATGCTGACCGACAGCCAGGCCAACAAGCTGCGCGAAGCCGGCCTCGACTACTACAATCACAATCTGGATACGGCGCCGGAAGATTATGGCCGCGTCATCTCGACCCGGACCTATCAGGACCGCATCGATACGCTCTCACGCGTTCGTGGTGCCGGCATCCATGTCTGCACCGGTGGCATTGTCGGCATGGGTGAGGACGAGGCGGCGCGGATCGGCCTTTTGACCGAGCTGGCCTCGATGGATCCGCATCCGGAAAGCGTGCCGATCAATCATCTTGTCGCGGTGCCCAATACGCCGCTGGGGGACAGCAAGCCGCTCGATGGAATCGAGTTTGTCCGCACGATCGCGACGGCCCGCATCCTGATGCCGCGCTCGATGGTCCGCCTGTCGGCCGGTCGTGAAGGCATGAGCCGCGAGCTTCAGGCGCTGTGCTTCCTGGCCGGCGCCAATTCGATCTTCGTCGGTGAGGAACTTCTGACCACGCCCAATCCGGAACAGAATGAAGACTTCGATCTGTTCAAATCCCTGGGTATCGAACCGATGCGCCTGGGCGAAACCGGAACGGTACCGGCGGAATAA
- a CDS encoding VanZ family protein — translation MTLRWAARILLVVAIVLITDLALQPGTALPPRLFGTDKLEHFGAFLMLAVLARIAWPGAPRWIGLLLLVGYGGGIEWLQAAGDAGRTASIGDMVADTLGVVAGLGMSAWIGTRRTAHI, via the coding sequence ATGACACTGCGCTGGGCTGCCAGGATCCTGCTGGTGGTCGCCATTGTGCTCATCACCGACCTCGCCCTGCAACCGGGAACCGCTTTGCCGCCGCGCCTGTTTGGCACGGACAAGCTTGAACATTTCGGGGCTTTCCTGATGCTGGCAGTCCTCGCACGCATCGCCTGGCCTGGTGCACCGCGCTGGATCGGCCTGCTGCTTTTGGTCGGTTATGGTGGCGGGATCGAATGGCTGCAGGCAGCCGGCGACGCCGGTCGGACCGCGTCCATCGGCGATATGGTCGCCGATACGCTTGGCGTTGTGGCGGGGCTGGGAATGAGCGCCTGGATCGGAACACGCCGAACGGCGCATATCTAA
- a CDS encoding alanine/glycine:cation symporter family protein gives MDAIFDLIFTISDFLWGGQWNGTRIIPVSGPITYMLLGTGLYFMVRLGFRPLRRLFPAFGELWAGRKSTGEGEITPWQALSTALSGQVGTGNLAGVATALTLGGPGAIFWMWVTAIFGMAAAYAESSLAVRYREKHPDGHYHGGPMYYIRNGLGKGWGWLAILFCAGTVLSAIATGGMIQANSVTQSAVEAGASMGVTIPTWAVGLVLSALVFIVIIGGIKSIGSIAGKIIPFMALAYVGAAVFVLVTHLDHIPGAFGTIFSHAFGLEQAVGGAAGYGVLAAIRAGVARGLFSNEAGQGSAPIAHAAAQTKNPVKQGEIAMLGVFIDTMVICTMTALVILVVEGSFPSGDGATVAYAWQSTSLEASAVTTAAYAEGMFAGAWVILAAQALFAFTTIIGWSYYAEQCITYLAGDWIAKPFRFAWVGVAFVGTLILNVEGLWRFGDIANSAMLIPNVIALILLSGAVISMTKRFDKTGELPPNFNGDDWGTTGPADPAEDAPAKD, from the coding sequence ATGGACGCCATATTCGACCTGATCTTCACGATCAGCGACTTTCTCTGGGGCGGGCAGTGGAACGGGACGCGCATCATCCCAGTCTCCGGACCCATCACCTATATGCTTCTGGGCACAGGCCTCTATTTCATGGTCCGGCTCGGCTTCCGCCCCCTGCGCCGCCTCTTCCCGGCATTTGGCGAGCTCTGGGCCGGCCGCAAATCCACCGGTGAAGGCGAAATTACGCCCTGGCAGGCCCTGTCGACGGCGTTGTCTGGCCAGGTCGGTACCGGCAATCTGGCCGGCGTGGCGACTGCACTCACGCTCGGTGGTCCCGGTGCGATCTTCTGGATGTGGGTCACAGCCATCTTCGGCATGGCTGCCGCCTATGCCGAGTCCAGCCTGGCGGTGCGGTATCGCGAGAAACACCCGGATGGCCATTATCATGGCGGCCCGATGTATTATATCCGCAACGGTCTGGGTAAGGGCTGGGGCTGGCTGGCGATCCTGTTCTGCGCCGGCACCGTGTTGTCGGCCATCGCCACCGGCGGCATGATCCAGGCCAACTCGGTTACCCAAAGTGCCGTGGAAGCCGGCGCCTCGATGGGCGTGACGATCCCGACCTGGGCAGTCGGCCTGGTTCTCTCGGCGCTTGTCTTCATCGTCATCATTGGTGGCATCAAGTCGATCGGTTCGATTGCCGGCAAGATCATCCCCTTCATGGCGCTGGCCTATGTCGGTGCCGCGGTCTTCGTGCTGGTGACCCATCTCGATCACATTCCGGGTGCTTTCGGCACGATCTTCAGCCATGCCTTCGGTCTCGAGCAGGCCGTCGGCGGGGCTGCCGGTTACGGTGTCCTGGCTGCCATCCGAGCCGGTGTGGCCCGGGGCCTGTTCTCGAACGAGGCCGGCCAGGGTTCCGCGCCGATCGCACATGCGGCTGCGCAAACGAAGAACCCGGTCAAACAGGGTGAGATCGCCATGTTGGGCGTGTTCATCGACACCATGGTGATCTGCACCATGACCGCCCTGGTTATCCTGGTTGTCGAGGGCAGTTTCCCGTCCGGCGATGGTGCCACCGTGGCTTACGCCTGGCAGTCGACTTCACTGGAAGCTTCAGCGGTCACCACAGCGGCCTATGCCGAAGGCATGTTCGCCGGGGCCTGGGTCATTCTGGCGGCGCAGGCCTTGTTCGCCTTCACCACCATCATCGGCTGGTCCTACTATGCCGAGCAGTGCATCACCTATCTGGCCGGTGACTGGATCGCCAAGCCGTTCCGGTTCGCCTGGGTCGGTGTGGCCTTCGTCGGCACGTTGATCCTGAATGTCGAGGGTCTGTGGCGTTTCGGTGATATCGCCAATTCGGCGATGCTGATCCCGAACGTGATCGCGCTGATCCTGTTGTCGGGAGCCGTCATCTCGATGACCAAGCGGTTCGACAAGACCGGAGAGCTACCGCCGAACTTCAACGGTGATGACTGGGGTACGACCGGCCCCGCAGATCCCGCGGAGGACGCGCCTGCCAAGGACTGA
- a CDS encoding flagellar basal body-associated FliL family protein, translating to MKQLAASFCALLGALLASPGLAAAASTSEAPSPPAQDASDENRHRMITSSETYMPLPPMTATVQANHRAQGLLQIEAGLEISDNRLRRRVEMYMPRLRNAYLSALTIYTGMHYRYGEVPDADRIAQILQEATDITLGQEGAELLIGMIIIHGD from the coding sequence ATGAAACAGCTCGCCGCCTCCTTCTGCGCCCTGCTTGGCGCGTTGCTCGCCAGTCCTGGACTGGCTGCCGCCGCGTCAACCAGTGAGGCGCCCAGCCCGCCTGCACAGGACGCGTCGGACGAAAACCGGCATCGGATGATCACATCGTCGGAAACCTATATGCCGTTGCCGCCGATGACCGCCACGGTCCAGGCCAATCATCGCGCACAGGGCCTGTTGCAGATCGAGGCCGGGCTGGAAATTTCCGACAACCGGCTGCGTCGGCGGGTCGAAATGTACATGCCGCGGCTGCGTAATGCCTACCTGTCGGCCCTGACCATCTATACCGGCATGCACTACCGCTATGGCGAAGTCCCGGACGCTGACCGCATCGCGCAGATCCTGCAGGAAGCGACCGACATCACGCTGGGGCAGGAAGGTGCCGAACTCCTGATCGGGATGATCATCATCCACGGAGACTGA
- a CDS encoding GNAT family N-acetyltransferase translates to MQIDLDIGRPTWDLALMARPAALQQDWSYGDAVRALGGTVLRAGLVADGVLIGVAQFTSRKIAGVVGMALCTRGPVWLEAVPPDAKAAACRALKRGLGLDRPRIVLFSPDETDRSGMKGMKRVMTGHSTVLLDLDQSLDALRASLDSKWRNNLTAAEKAGLKVTVSGTKPAQYRWLLETEEGQRAARGYRSTPAALMPAYVEAKGDRDTLLVLRLDEGKQKRAAMMFVIHGAAATYQMGWLDHENAPRGAHNLLLWQGIEQLRARGVRQLDLGGVNTTSGAGIARFKIGAGGQVITLAGTYL, encoded by the coding sequence ATGCAGATTGACCTCGACATCGGACGTCCGACCTGGGACCTGGCCTTGATGGCCCGGCCTGCCGCCTTGCAACAGGACTGGAGCTATGGCGATGCTGTCCGGGCGCTGGGCGGCACAGTCTTGCGCGCCGGACTGGTGGCCGACGGTGTCCTGATCGGTGTTGCGCAATTCACCAGCCGCAAGATTGCCGGCGTGGTCGGCATGGCACTGTGCACGCGCGGCCCGGTCTGGCTGGAGGCGGTGCCACCCGATGCGAAAGCGGCTGCCTGCCGCGCGCTCAAGCGCGGGCTGGGCCTGGATCGTCCGAGAATTGTCCTGTTTTCCCCGGATGAAACCGACCGGTCGGGGATGAAGGGCATGAAGCGCGTGATGACCGGCCATTCGACCGTCCTGCTCGATCTTGATCAATCGCTCGACGCCTTGCGCGCGAGCCTGGACTCAAAGTGGCGCAACAATCTTACAGCCGCGGAGAAGGCGGGCCTGAAGGTGACGGTCAGCGGCACCAAGCCGGCACAGTATCGCTGGCTTCTGGAGACCGAGGAAGGTCAACGCGCGGCCCGTGGCTATCGGTCGACACCGGCGGCGCTGATGCCTGCCTATGTCGAAGCCAAGGGCGACCGCGACACGCTTCTCGTCTTGAGGCTGGACGAAGGCAAGCAGAAACGGGCGGCGATGATGTTCGTTATCCATGGGGCCGCGGCGACCTATCAGATGGGCTGGCTCGATCATGAGAATGCCCCGCGCGGAGCCCATAACCTCCTGCTGTGGCAAGGTATCGAGCAGTTGCGGGCGCGTGGTGTCCGGCAGTTGGATCTGGGCGGCGTGAATACGACCAGTGGTGCCGGGATCGCACGCTTCAAGATCGGTGCCGGCGGTCAGGTGATCACCCTGGCCGGCACCTATCTGTAG
- a CDS encoding nuclear transport factor 2 family protein, with product MRLMIVAIAALAVTACFPGERSSDASDESAAVAQAIYDAFAVGDVPAFTALLDPEIVWNEAENYPYDGGNPYIGPDAVLAGVIGPVVNGWDGFAATPESMIAQGNRVAVMGRYTGTFNATGTAMDAQFVHVWTIENGRAIAFQQYADTWQARNVMGLD from the coding sequence ATGAGACTGATGATTGTGGCCATTGCGGCCCTGGCGGTAACGGCCTGTTTTCCGGGCGAGCGGAGCTCTGACGCGAGCGATGAATCGGCTGCCGTGGCGCAAGCCATCTATGACGCATTCGCGGTCGGCGATGTTCCGGCATTCACGGCGCTTCTTGATCCGGAAATCGTCTGGAACGAGGCCGAGAACTATCCCTATGACGGCGGCAATCCCTATATCGGGCCGGACGCGGTCCTGGCCGGTGTGATCGGACCGGTCGTCAATGGATGGGACGGCTTCGCCGCCACGCCCGAGAGCATGATCGCGCAAGGCAACCGGGTCGCCGTGATGGGCCGCTATACCGGCACTTTCAACGCCACCGGCACGGCCATGGACGCCCAGTTCGTCCATGTCTGGACGATCGAGAATGGTCGCGCCATCGCCTTCCAGCAATACGCCGACACCTGGCAGGCCCGCAACGTCATGGGCCTCGACTGA
- a CDS encoding S41 family peptidase — protein sequence MINHITTGLVSSALVFAFSAATAAQTSISASEREAAITALAQVIEDEFFDAERAVQIADSLRTANADGAFNTAGEAEALAAALTARLSEEDRHFGVNYAGPEAVAAANAPRESRPRPSDGDRWAGLRRQNFGFASVEILPGNIGYIDLRMFAPIEPAEATARAALEFIAGTDAVIFDVRQNGGGAPSMVQYLVSHFLEPGGDTLINTFVSRDYEYPNQLWSLPSHPAGFRPDVPLYVLTSGRTGSAGEAFPYHLQALERATLIGETTYGAGNPGGTFLVDEGFSIFVSTGSARNPVTGTNWETTGVVPDIPVSADDALDTALADAYSTLLEGDVGGSARLGLEWGLESLQLRDNPASVDAAQLARYAGSYGIRSFTVENGRLMYSRDGAPAVAMEALGDHRFRLPDDDEARFVFQMNRSGPATRMDLQLLSGRVIANPRND from the coding sequence ATGATCAATCACATCACAACAGGCCTGGTCTCCAGCGCTTTGGTGTTCGCATTCTCGGCGGCCACAGCAGCCCAGACATCGATCAGCGCGAGCGAGCGCGAAGCGGCTATCACCGCTCTCGCACAAGTGATCGAAGACGAATTTTTTGACGCCGAACGGGCGGTGCAGATCGCGGATTCCCTGCGCACGGCGAATGCCGATGGTGCATTCAATACCGCCGGTGAGGCCGAAGCTTTGGCGGCGGCCCTGACCGCGCGCCTGTCGGAAGAGGATCGTCATTTCGGCGTCAACTATGCCGGACCGGAAGCGGTCGCCGCTGCCAATGCCCCGCGCGAGAGCCGCCCGCGTCCGTCTGACGGTGATCGCTGGGCCGGTCTGCGGCGCCAGAATTTCGGCTTTGCCAGCGTGGAAATCCTCCCGGGCAATATCGGCTATATTGACCTGCGCATGTTCGCACCCATCGAACCCGCCGAGGCGACCGCCCGCGCTGCGCTGGAATTCATCGCGGGCACGGACGCTGTGATCTTTGATGTCCGCCAGAATGGCGGCGGTGCGCCATCAATGGTGCAATACCTGGTCAGCCACTTCCTCGAGCCCGGTGGCGACACGCTGATCAATACCTTCGTGTCACGCGACTACGAATACCCCAACCAGCTGTGGTCACTGCCCTCGCACCCGGCCGGCTTTCGTCCGGATGTTCCTCTTTACGTGCTCACCAGCGGCCGTACCGGCTCAGCCGGCGAGGCTTTCCCATACCATCTCCAGGCGCTCGAACGGGCTACCTTGATCGGTGAAACAACCTACGGCGCCGGCAATCCCGGCGGGACCTTCCTGGTCGATGAAGGCTTTTCCATATTCGTCTCGACCGGGTCGGCCCGCAATCCGGTCACCGGTACCAATTGGGAAACCACCGGGGTCGTTCCGGACATTCCGGTCAGCGCCGATGACGCGCTCGACACCGCCTTGGCGGACGCCTATTCGACCCTGCTTGAGGGCGATGTCGGCGGCAGCGCGCGTCTGGGCCTGGAATGGGGGCTGGAAAGTCTTCAACTCAGGGACAATCCGGCCTCGGTCGATGCCGCGCAACTGGCGCGCTATGCCGGCAGCTATGGCATTCGCAGTTTCACTGTCGAGAATGGCCGGTTGATGTACAGCCGGGACGGAGCCCCGGCCGTTGCCATGGAAGCGCTCGGAGATCACCGTTTCCGCTTGCCGGACGATGACGAGGCCCGGTTTGTTTTCCAGATGAACCGGTCTGGTCCGGCGACGCGGATGGATTTGCAGCTTCTGAGTGGCCGGGTCATCGCCAACCCGCGCAACGACTGA
- a CDS encoding helix-turn-helix domain-containing protein has protein sequence MDWGKALRSYRARTGVNQQDLAAHLGISQPQVSRIEAGTVLPRPDVASAIRALIHKPGNRGLFDGLITTIQFSPHVTCLVQPDGDDIRYVALSRGFREHPHFRSIEVGQRVRQQAGRIDEALMLASIGRGAFNGKVTAIDAVWTAEFDHHVSHWQGILTPVRSSVGAWFLHCAMKPLAEPQYLALMADRSEPMVVHTIK, from the coding sequence TTGGATTGGGGCAAGGCCTTGCGTTCCTACCGGGCGCGGACAGGGGTCAATCAGCAAGACCTGGCCGCTCATCTGGGCATCAGCCAGCCGCAGGTATCGCGCATCGAGGCGGGCACTGTCCTGCCGAGACCGGATGTCGCGAGTGCGATCCGCGCCCTTATCCATAAACCCGGCAATCGCGGCCTGTTCGACGGCCTGATAACAACAATCCAGTTCAGCCCGCATGTGACCTGCCTGGTCCAGCCGGATGGTGACGACATCCGCTATGTGGCCCTGTCCCGGGGGTTTCGCGAACATCCGCATTTTCGGAGCATCGAGGTCGGGCAGCGGGTTCGCCAACAGGCCGGCCGCATCGATGAGGCGCTCATGCTTGCATCAATCGGTCGCGGGGCCTTCAACGGCAAGGTAACGGCAATCGATGCGGTCTGGACGGCCGAATTCGATCATCATGTGAGCCACTGGCAGGGGATACTGACGCCGGTCCGTTCAAGTGTGGGCGCCTGGTTCCTCCATTGCGCGATGAAGCCGCTTGCCGAACCGCAATACCTGGCGCTGATGGCAGACCGAAGCGAACCGATGGTCGTGCACACCATCAAATGA
- a CDS encoding 4a-hydroxytetrahydrobiopterin dehydratase, translating to MERIGAEAALLRLSGWQVVNDRDAIRKVFEFGDFNEAWGFMSRVAVKAEALDHHPEWFNVWNKVDVTLATHDADGVTELDVKLAGFMDMIADR from the coding sequence ATGGAAAGAATTGGTGCAGAGGCGGCGCTCCTTCGCCTGTCCGGTTGGCAGGTCGTGAACGACCGCGATGCGATCCGCAAGGTCTTCGAGTTCGGTGACTTCAACGAGGCCTGGGGCTTCATGAGCCGCGTGGCCGTGAAGGCCGAGGCGTTGGACCATCATCCCGAATGGTTCAATGTCTGGAACAAGGTGGATGTGACCCTGGCGACCCACGACGCGGATGGCGTCACCGAGCTGGATGTCAAACTGGCCGGTTTCATGGATATGATTGCAGACCGGTGA
- the folD gene encoding bifunctional methylenetetrahydrofolate dehydrogenase/methenyltetrahydrofolate cyclohydrolase FolD, which yields MSAHLIDGKAIAAEIDARAGEVGAKLASSLGRPPCLAVVLVGEDPASDVYVRNKVRRTEAAGLTSIEIRKSAEATEAEIIAIVERLNADDGVDGILVQMPLPGHIDTNRVIGRIDPDKDVDGLTEVSAGRLVLGKPGLRPCTPAGCVLLAERALGDLSGKSVVVIGRSILVGKPAALLFLEKNATVTIAHSRTADLPSLCRTADILVPAVGRPEMVRGDWVKPGACVLDVGINRIDAPERGAGKTRLVGDAAFDEIVGHAGWITPVPGGIGPMTIAMLLKNTVIAAALRAKQPALADF from the coding sequence ATGAGCGCACACCTGATTGACGGCAAGGCCATCGCGGCCGAAATCGATGCCCGGGCTGGCGAAGTCGGAGCCAAGCTCGCCAGCTCGCTTGGCCGGCCGCCCTGCCTGGCAGTCGTCCTTGTGGGCGAGGACCCGGCCAGCGACGTCTATGTCCGCAACAAGGTTCGCCGCACCGAGGCCGCCGGGCTGACTTCCATAGAGATTCGCAAATCTGCGGAAGCGACCGAGGCCGAGATCATCGCCATTGTCGAACGCCTGAATGCCGATGACGGCGTGGATGGCATTCTCGTCCAGATGCCCCTGCCGGGCCATATCGACACCAATCGCGTCATCGGTCGCATCGATCCGGACAAGGATGTCGACGGTCTGACCGAGGTGAGCGCCGGCCGGTTGGTCCTGGGCAAGCCGGGCCTGCGGCCCTGCACCCCGGCGGGCTGCGTCCTGCTGGCCGAGCGTGCCCTGGGCGATCTGTCCGGCAAATCCGTCGTGGTGATCGGGCGTTCAATACTTGTTGGCAAACCGGCTGCGCTGTTGTTTCTCGAGAAGAACGCCACCGTCACCATTGCCCACTCCCGCACCGCAGATCTGCCGAGCCTGTGCCGCACCGCCGACATTCTGGTGCCAGCCGTAGGTCGCCCGGAAATGGTGCGTGGCGATTGGGTGAAACCGGGGGCTTGTGTCCTTGATGTCGGAATCAACCGCATCGATGCGCCAGAACGCGGAGCAGGCAAGACCCGCCTGGTCGGCGACGCGGCTTTCGATGAAATTGTCGGCCATGCAGGTTGGATCACGCCGGTTCCCGGCGGCATCGGGCCCATGACCATCGCCATGTTGCTTAAAAATACCGTTATCGCTGCCGCACTTAGAGCGAAACAACCGGCCTTGGCCGACTTTTGA
- a CDS encoding response regulator, with protein MNNQPLHVLHVEDDFADAMLVQHAVCEAGDLDISFEVARTLKDAKRCLARGQYDLILLDLRLPDSVHPTDTLETAQSCAGDTPLMILSGSMTIDADHLPDSISRMDKNASFRSKKGEIPTHLAHMLREAAESADIQTI; from the coding sequence ATGAACAACCAGCCACTACACGTTTTGCATGTCGAGGACGACTTCGCGGATGCGATGCTCGTTCAGCACGCGGTTTGCGAAGCGGGCGATCTGGACATCTCCTTTGAGGTCGCGCGCACGCTCAAGGATGCCAAGCGCTGTCTGGCCCGCGGTCAATATGACCTCATCCTGCTCGATCTTCGCCTGCCTGATTCCGTGCATCCGACCGATACGCTGGAAACCGCACAGTCCTGCGCCGGCGATACGCCGCTGATGATCCTGTCGGGCTCCATGACGATCGATGCCGACCACCTGCCGGACAGCATTTCCCGGATGGACAAGAATGCGAGCTTTCGAAGCAAGAAGGGCGAGATCCCGACTCATCTCGCGCATATGCTGCGTGAAGCAGCTGAATCGGCGGATATCCAGACCATCTGA
- a CDS encoding DUF167 family protein codes for MISVSSDAIAVQVRLAPGASRDCLAGSQADAAERHYLVARVRAIPEKGKANAALIALLARQLGIPKRDIDVIRGATSRMKTVRISANGPEQDRIVAQLEAFADERTPD; via the coding sequence ATGATTTCCGTGTCATCAGACGCCATTGCGGTTCAGGTCAGACTGGCCCCTGGCGCCTCTCGCGACTGTCTGGCCGGGTCACAAGCGGATGCCGCGGAACGACATTACCTCGTTGCCCGGGTCCGCGCGATTCCGGAAAAGGGCAAGGCCAATGCGGCGCTGATTGCGCTGCTGGCTCGGCAATTGGGTATTCCCAAGCGCGACATCGATGTGATACGCGGCGCGACATCGCGCATGAAGACAGTCCGCATCTCGGCCAACGGGCCTGAGCAAGACCGGATTGTCGCCCAGCTGGAGGCCTTCGCGGATGAGCGCACACCTGATTGA
- a CDS encoding YggT family protein: MSPIDGLIIYIIHPLLNLLWFVVLAGVILSWLISFNVVNTSNQFVALVWRMTSAITEPLLAPIRRVLPPLGGMDFSPIVLLLLIGFVQGYVLVELARIF; this comes from the coding sequence ATGTCCCCGATCGACGGCCTGATCATCTACATCATCCATCCGCTGTTGAATTTGCTGTGGTTTGTCGTCCTGGCGGGCGTCATTCTGAGTTGGCTGATCAGCTTCAACGTGGTGAACACCAGCAATCAGTTCGTGGCTCTGGTTTGGCGGATGACAAGTGCGATCACCGAACCGCTGCTCGCGCCGATCCGTCGCGTCCTGCCGCCACTTGGCGGAATGGATTTCTCACCGATCGTGCTGCTTTTGTTGATCGGTTTCGTCCAGGGCTACGTGCTGGTGGAGCTGGCGCGGATCTTCTGA
- a CDS encoding response regulator yields MKSVLLVEDCEDDIGLVEQAFRRYSGAVRLETVRSGEAALDLLRCRLIGERPKLPVCILLDMCMAQGNGIWLLRGLEDTPALRDIPVMVMSETGDMLGPARVFGNVVGAVQKPARQHEFRKLVEDLARIAGAMPQSVG; encoded by the coding sequence ATGAAGTCCGTATTGCTGGTCGAGGATTGCGAAGACGATATTGGATTGGTTGAGCAGGCGTTCCGCCGATATTCCGGCGCAGTGCGGCTTGAGACAGTGCGATCCGGCGAGGCTGCCCTGGATCTGCTGCGGTGCCGGCTCATTGGTGAGCGGCCCAAGCTGCCGGTGTGCATCCTGCTTGATATGTGCATGGCGCAGGGCAATGGGATCTGGCTCCTGCGCGGTCTGGAAGACACGCCGGCACTACGCGACATCCCGGTGATGGTGATGAGCGAGACCGGTGACATGCTGGGACCGGCGCGGGTATTCGGCAATGTCGTGGGGGCGGTCCAGAAACCGGCTCGTCAGCACGAATTCCGAAAACTGGTCGAAGACCTGGCCCGCATCGCTGGCGCCATGCCGCAATCGGTAGGGTGA